In Quercus lobata isolate SW786 chromosome 12, ValleyOak3.0 Primary Assembly, whole genome shotgun sequence, a genomic segment contains:
- the LOC115971626 gene encoding zinc finger protein ZAT1, whose product MERHKCKLCSRTFANGRALGGHMKAHLATLPLPPKPQQLVAAEPTTESASSSPSSSSGEEQEEQQRQREAEEKALVYGLRENPKKSFRLADPEFSFAVDAGSVVQDRESETESKNPTRRRSKRNRKPFITEGHLSLSQSQSFELKKPKLTNPSLVESPTEPEPVSSVSDTSPEEDVAMCLMMLSRDMWMKNDEEEHQQQGKEVQRSVKTKVKEPEEVEEIKIKKVRGKHRCEKCSKTFRSFQALGSHKTICYRDEQGNDANGRIFECPYCDKVFGSGQALGGHKRSHLLGSSTTTAHVAVSTTLKVETNVIDLNLPAPVEEDDFSVVSDA is encoded by the coding sequence ATGGAGAGGCACAAATGCAAGCTTTGCTCTAGGACGTTTGCTAATGGCAGAGCTTTGGGTGGTCACATGAAGGCTCACTTGGCAACTCTGCCTCTTCCTCCAAAGCCACAGCAGCTCGTTGCTGCTGAGCCTACTACTGAGTCAGCCTCATcttcaccttcatcttcttctggtGAAGAACAAGAAGAGCAACAAAGGCAGAGAGAAGCTGAGGAGAAGGCTTTAGTTTATGGGTTGAGAGAGAATCCGAAGAAAAGTTTCAGACTTGCAGATCCTGAGTTCTCTTTTGCAGTTGATGCTGGGTCTGTGGTACAGGACAGAGAGAGCGAGACCGAGTCAAAGAACCCAACTCGGAGACGATCCAAGCGAAATCGGAAACCGTTTATAACAGAGGGTCATCTGAGTCTGAGTCAGAGTCAGAGCTTTGAATTGAAGAAGCCCAAGTTGACAAATCCAAGTTTGGTTGAGTCTCCTACCGAGCCAGAACCGGTGAGTTCCGTGTCTGATACTTCTCCTGAAGAAGATGTTGCTATGTGCCTCATGATGCTTTCAAGGGATATGTGGATGAAAAATGATGAGGAAGAACATCAACAACAAGGTAAAGAAGTACAAAGATCGGTTAAGACTAAGGTCAAGGAACCAGAGGAAGTTGAGGAAATCAAAATCAAGAAGGTTCGAGGGAAGCATCGGTGTGAGAAATGTAGTAAAACATTTCGATCTTTTCAAGCTTTGGGTAGTCACAAAACCATTTGTTATAGAGATGAACAAGGTAATGATGCTAATGGTAGAATCTTTGAGTGCCCATATTGTGACAAAGTGTTTGGGTCTGGTCAAGCACTTGGTGGCCACAAGAGATCTCATCTTTTGGGTTCTTCAACCACTACTGCTCATGTTGCTGTAAGTACTACCTTGAAAGTTGAGACCAATGTGATAGATCTCAACTTGCCTGCTCCAGTTGAAGAAGATGATTTTAGTGTGGTCTCTGACGCATAA